In the genome of Leptospira koniambonensis, one region contains:
- a CDS encoding ExbD/TolR family protein, whose protein sequence is MRKSILKEEDPGIDLTSFIDVVFILLVFVMLAVSFRKEIRSIPLELPKVGQGEDPKGERVEFALLPDGSYRIGDEKVQRAVLEEKLKQGLVKEKEVRFFADKTANYEEIVKVLDLLSRSGASSLELAVQGQK, encoded by the coding sequence ATGAGAAAGTCGATCTTAAAAGAAGAAGATCCAGGAATAGACCTGACCAGTTTTATAGACGTAGTATTTATACTTCTAGTCTTCGTAATGCTTGCAGTTAGCTTTCGAAAAGAGATCAGATCTATTCCATTAGAACTTCCTAAAGTAGGGCAGGGAGAAGATCCAAAAGGTGAAAGAGTAGAATTTGCACTTTTGCCAGATGGCTCTTATAGAATTGGAGATGAAAAAGTCCAAAGAGCAGTTTTAGAGGAAAAACTTAAACAAGGACTTGTAAAAGAAAAAGAAGTCAGATTTTTCGCAGACAAGACTGCGAACTACGAAGAGATCGTAAAAGTATTAGATTTGTTAAGTAGATCGGGAGCTTCTTCCTTGGAACTTGCTGTCCAAGGTCAAAAGTAA
- a CDS encoding MotA/TolQ/ExbB proton channel family protein, which yields MKDLGFLQGLDWVSSLIILLSVWNLGTFIHVWSILPKRKESLKQNFLTENNPSIWEEKLSEVLFPIETKLSWMKHLAGISTMLGLLGTVLGISEAFSSLQAAGTVSLDAFAGGIKLALVTTILGLFVAIPSLFGFQFLKHRLLDLEREALSWLKIPPR from the coding sequence ATGAAAGACCTAGGCTTTCTACAAGGATTGGATTGGGTTTCCAGCCTGATCATTCTTCTTTCCGTTTGGAATCTTGGAACCTTTATACATGTTTGGAGTATTCTTCCCAAAAGAAAAGAATCCTTAAAACAAAACTTCTTAACCGAAAACAATCCTTCCATCTGGGAAGAAAAACTTTCAGAAGTATTATTTCCCATTGAAACCAAACTTTCCTGGATGAAACATCTGGCAGGAATTTCTACAATGCTTGGGCTTTTAGGAACTGTACTAGGGATCTCTGAAGCATTCTCCTCCTTGCAAGCTGCAGGAACAGTGAGTTTGGATGCATTTGCAGGTGGGATCAAACTTGCACTTGTAACAACAATCCTAGGATTATTTGTGGCGATCCCTTCCTTATTCGGTTTCCAATTTTTAAAACATAGATTACTGGATTTAGAAAGAGAAGCTCTCTCTTGGTTGAAAATCCCTCCTAGATAA
- a CDS encoding ubiquinone/menaquinone biosynthesis methyltransferase — translation MASFQMPSSDTKADFVRVNFNRIASKYDRFNDCSTFFLHRSWKNRLVQEIEAETKGPIQVLDLCCGTGDISIRLEKSQRVGSLLSLDFSENMLEVAKTRLETSIDQGRVKVEWGDATNLSQIKNESLDAVSIGFGLRNVNNLDKALSEIYRVLKPGGVFANLDVGKVKNPFIKAFADFYFFRIVPFFGYVLWGGKNEMFDYLPVSSLYYPDQEGLKSKLEQAGLEKVRYTNFVFGNSVLHIGKKPNRP, via the coding sequence ATGGCCTCTTTTCAAATGCCTTCTTCAGATACGAAGGCGGATTTCGTTCGAGTAAATTTCAATAGGATCGCATCCAAATACGATCGTTTCAACGATTGTAGTACCTTCTTCTTACATAGGTCTTGGAAGAATAGATTGGTACAAGAGATCGAAGCTGAAACAAAAGGGCCAATCCAAGTTTTAGATCTATGTTGCGGAACAGGAGATATCTCCATTCGTCTAGAAAAATCTCAAAGAGTAGGATCTTTACTTAGCCTAGATTTCTCCGAAAATATGTTAGAAGTTGCAAAAACAAGACTCGAAACATCGATCGACCAAGGCAGAGTAAAAGTAGAATGGGGAGATGCTACAAATCTTTCTCAGATCAAAAATGAAAGTCTGGATGCAGTCAGCATTGGTTTTGGTTTAAGAAATGTGAATAACCTAGATAAGGCATTATCGGAAATTTATAGAGTTCTGAAACCCGGCGGAGTATTCGCTAACCTGGACGTGGGAAAGGTTAAAAATCCTTTTATAAAAGCATTCGCTGATTTTTATTTTTTCAGGATCGTTCCTTTTTTCGGTTATGTACTCTGGGGTGGTAAAAACGAAATGTTTGATTATCTGCCAGTCTCTTCTCTTTATTATCCAGACCAAGAAGGTTTAAAATCCAAATTGGAACAAGCAGGTTTGGAGAAGGTCAGATATACTAATTTTGTATTCGGGAATAGCGTTCTTCATATAGGAAAAAAACCTAATAGACCGTAG
- a CDS encoding LruC domain-containing protein: MKKFLALAIIAGFVYNCGHKKNGLLLPFFFLGSQHTATGGVPGNSGSPGVVFVPGDGSGNPVTPPADNTNNSGGSTTTPSDSNSNSGSGSSDSGSGSSGSSGSTSGSNNSSDQTSSNSNTSDSSNTSGSSSSGNSGSSNDSSSGNSGSSSSDSASNTGNSSSGNSSSGSSDSGSNSSSNSGSSSSSSGDSTASNGSSNSGNSGSSSDNTNNSSNSNSGNGSNSGSGSGDSSGTPTVAVVVVEDPKGDPIFNYNTTINIPLNLTVLDNKANVVSGATVLVYDENNNILFQGVSDSSGKVTGTLTVPTSVGNITVDISIGGESISQYISLQSVLGINRTIRYEVNLPTVQVADTDGDGVPDNTDIYPNDATRSTEIAYPAEGVFTVAYEDLYPSPGDADFNDYVIQFRNAEDLNSSGKIVRLRGKYQHVAKGAGYRHQLYIKLPVDVGASITYTLTQADGKVEVATNTVSVTAANLKSGYQIFDDSNKTIRGQNAHPGDVFKPGFIATVEIVFNAPVERAKLGSFPYDLYAYVINTKQEIHFPGLYKNLLGTDKYLDVTGFPWAILVPGSWKYPYERYDIRNPAETGYSEFNLWVASGGKEYKTWYNNVTNESKAFPVPSNSGLLGYLFLSVKKFAIFYALGLVLAGGIAVYFLRKKQSLVV, translated from the coding sequence ATGAAAAAGTTCCTAGCCTTGGCGATAATTGCCGGGTTCGTTTATAACTGTGGTCACAAGAAAAATGGTCTATTACTACCGTTTTTTTTCTTAGGTAGCCAACACACTGCAACTGGAGGAGTTCCAGGAAATAGCGGTAGCCCTGGAGTAGTATTTGTTCCAGGAGATGGTTCCGGAAATCCAGTAACCCCTCCTGCGGATAATACAAATAATAGCGGTGGTTCCACTACTACCCCATCAGATTCCAATTCTAATTCAGGAAGTGGAAGTTCAGATAGCGGATCAGGATCCTCTGGATCATCCGGCTCCACGAGCGGCTCAAACAATTCTTCTGATCAAACTTCCTCCAATTCAAATACATCAGATTCTTCTAATACATCCGGATCATCTTCTTCCGGAAATTCTGGAAGTTCTAATGACTCCAGTTCTGGAAATTCTGGATCTAGTTCTTCTGATTCTGCAAGTAATACTGGTAATTCTTCTAGTGGAAATAGCAGTTCTGGATCTTCCGATTCAGGTTCAAACTCTTCTTCAAACTCCGGATCTTCGAGTTCTTCCTCTGGAGATTCTACTGCATCCAACGGGTCCTCTAATAGTGGGAACTCAGGATCTTCTTCAGATAATACAAACAATAGTTCTAATTCCAATTCAGGAAATGGTTCCAATAGTGGATCAGGATCCGGCGATTCTTCTGGAACTCCTACAGTGGCTGTAGTAGTGGTAGAAGATCCGAAAGGAGATCCTATCTTTAACTATAACACAACAATCAATATCCCTTTAAATCTTACTGTATTAGATAATAAGGCTAATGTAGTTTCCGGAGCTACTGTTCTTGTATATGATGAGAATAATAATATACTATTCCAAGGTGTTTCTGATTCTTCTGGAAAAGTAACTGGAACATTAACTGTTCCAACTTCTGTAGGAAATATCACTGTAGACATTTCTATCGGTGGGGAATCTATTTCTCAATATATCAGCTTACAATCAGTTCTTGGAATTAACAGAACGATCAGATATGAAGTAAATCTTCCTACAGTTCAAGTTGCAGACACTGATGGGGATGGAGTACCTGATAATACTGATATTTATCCAAACGACGCAACTCGTTCTACAGAAATTGCTTATCCTGCAGAAGGAGTATTCACTGTTGCTTATGAGGATCTCTATCCTTCTCCAGGTGATGCAGACTTTAATGATTATGTGATCCAATTCAGAAATGCAGAAGATCTAAATTCTTCCGGAAAGATCGTAAGACTGAGAGGAAAATACCAACACGTAGCAAAAGGTGCAGGTTATAGACATCAGCTTTATATTAAATTGCCTGTGGATGTTGGCGCTTCTATCACTTATACGCTGACACAAGCAGACGGAAAAGTAGAAGTTGCAACAAACACTGTAAGTGTAACTGCTGCAAACTTAAAATCAGGCTACCAAATCTTTGATGATTCTAATAAGACGATCAGAGGACAGAACGCTCACCCCGGTGATGTATTTAAACCTGGATTTATCGCAACTGTAGAGATCGTATTTAATGCTCCTGTAGAAAGAGCTAAATTAGGATCTTTCCCTTACGATCTATATGCGTATGTGATCAATACAAAACAAGAGATCCATTTCCCTGGATTGTATAAGAACCTACTTGGAACTGACAAATATCTGGACGTCACTGGATTTCCTTGGGCGATCTTAGTTCCAGGCTCTTGGAAATATCCGTATGAAAGATATGATATTAGAAATCCTGCTGAAACAGGATATTCTGAGTTCAACCTTTGGGTGGCTTCCGGTGGAAAAGAATACAAAACTTGGTATAATAACGTGACTAACGAATCCAAAGCATTCCCTGTTCCAAGTAATAGTGGTCTACTCGGTTATCTGTTTCTCTCTGTGAAAAAATTCGCGATCTTCTATGCGTTAGGACTTGTCCTCGCTGGTGGAATTGCAGTTTATTTCCTTAGAAAAAAACAAAGTTTAGTCGTGTAG
- a CDS encoding PrsW family glutamic-type intramembrane protease — translation MENWIFLSKPISAILAAWFYWDFYRRTYYSGQGSTFTTFAFFYGMIATGIALAWEVGVFDLFENYSIFSKAMLIGAIPEETSKAILIFIFLRQIKNSTNLADGLYFGLTLGAAFGCIENVFYSFKLDFWQGLLRSGTSLPLHTFSGGILGFFILKFLQSRRGNISGLDLISAFSFLIILHGFYNFLLIQGGLGTVYIPLILGLSFLTLELLVVQAEVTLPFELLQAEGLYVDDYSMIRKFSRYDSWLRAAQSKENIKEIPLLRDLSTIRSFISVLLFGVPIFCLNFYLFVPEWIPYYLANISSLEFITLFMEYPAWLGFLFLLRGMINPSFFRERILKIPLFLSVNLGPKGDEEPSLAYSLSRKGFYSPVIREPELNKVTTVSFYIAGRNFEKIPVVPVWKNFRPEDPDHESGALYRFPKIPWGLLAWRWFIRIKQQYRNTLDAFS, via the coding sequence ATGGAAAACTGGATCTTCTTAAGCAAACCAATCTCTGCAATTCTCGCTGCATGGTTTTATTGGGATTTTTACCGTAGGACCTACTACTCCGGACAAGGAAGTACATTCACAACATTTGCATTCTTTTATGGGATGATCGCAACTGGGATCGCTCTTGCTTGGGAAGTAGGAGTATTCGACTTATTCGAAAATTATTCCATATTCTCAAAGGCAATGCTTATTGGAGCCATTCCGGAAGAAACTTCTAAAGCAATCCTGATCTTTATATTCTTAAGACAAATAAAAAATTCAACCAACCTTGCAGACGGATTGTATTTTGGCCTTACCCTAGGAGCCGCCTTCGGTTGTATAGAGAATGTATTTTATTCCTTTAAACTAGATTTTTGGCAAGGTCTACTCAGATCAGGAACTTCTTTGCCATTACATACTTTTTCTGGAGGTATATTAGGATTTTTTATTTTAAAATTCCTGCAATCTAGAAGAGGAAACATTTCCGGATTAGATTTGATCTCTGCGTTCTCCTTTTTAATAATCCTTCATGGATTTTATAATTTTCTACTGATACAAGGAGGACTCGGAACAGTTTATATCCCATTGATACTAGGGCTTTCTTTTTTAACCTTAGAGTTACTAGTTGTCCAAGCAGAGGTAACGCTCCCATTCGAGTTGCTCCAGGCAGAAGGTCTGTATGTGGATGATTATTCTATGATACGAAAATTTTCCAGATACGATTCATGGTTAAGAGCGGCCCAATCCAAAGAAAATATAAAAGAAATTCCTTTATTAAGAGATCTTTCTACAATTCGATCGTTTATTTCAGTTTTACTTTTTGGAGTTCCTATCTTCTGTCTAAATTTTTATCTATTCGTTCCGGAATGGATCCCTTACTATTTAGCAAATATTAGCTCTTTAGAATTTATCACACTCTTTATGGAATATCCCGCTTGGCTTGGATTTTTGTTCTTACTTAGAGGTATGATCAATCCTTCTTTTTTTAGGGAAAGAATTTTGAAAATCCCACTCTTCCTTTCAGTCAACTTAGGCCCGAAAGGAGATGAAGAACCAAGCCTCGCCTATTCACTTTCCAGAAAAGGTTTTTATTCTCCAGTGATAAGAGAACCAGAACTAAATAAAGTAACAACAGTATCGTTTTATATAGCTGGAAGAAATTTTGAGAAGATACCAGTCGTTCCAGTCTGGAAAAATTTCAGACCGGAAGATCCAGACCACGAAAGTGGCGCGCTATACAGATTTCCAAAAATTCCTTGGGGACTTTTAGCCTGGAGATGGTTTATCAGAATAAAACAACAGTATCGAAATACGTTAGATGCGTTTTCTTAA
- a CDS encoding O-antigen ligase family protein has translation MLRWTLVVRDPDGNLGIVWIQFLAGLLPNLHHRKSGRMFTAAFALLSPGLLLYGEGGYLYLSALFAGAIFGIFIRQYVSTFYGHPANDDDPVLRYFYINRPYKNSLEFTKNPRTAFLILAVFLLLDRLLAYFGTDPLTSWILQDTEYSSGISSKYAFALSLDSIGSWLSAFLYFFAEETSSHDTDPPGKHWRTGITAGFTGNLILGAIQGLAPSTDFPFTAGNAETFGVSAFFPDASSFGIGMPILFGFFFYQIHSRNWRISSRVLLSLAVFIALGLAGKYQSAGYWLLIIFQTALVIGLSYQRGFRNPIWKYSFIPFVVLGTIAVLAGVYFIGGMDWAFTPWQLIREDASNAWTKGKTFSKMLEIFWKDGWVQTLSAWNWFKEAPVFGQGFGGFALHWIESGPRGAYPPNGTQDFALTSFVFLLSEGGILFFLLFFVWVGLESFTRTSYWFLPLLFFPVTFYEPWTSGAGILGFLLIWLLSASGPSTRTLPKWWMVPAFNLVCLLFGLGLTAKAFIRQSSQLQGPEFRYEERKTYQLSAKAKFQEKAGGRYHQFHSGTSWMLGDKGNINLRIALDEAPKAGKPVYIRWIFSDQNGVELQSRSTPLNTTVNQVGLGVPAGAKTLTAKVMRISWYQAGPSEFYIGTDDFDGLNRIR, from the coding sequence TTGCTACGTTGGACACTTGTCGTAAGAGATCCGGATGGAAATCTTGGAATTGTATGGATCCAGTTCCTGGCTGGATTACTTCCCAACCTTCATCATAGAAAGTCTGGTAGAATGTTCACTGCAGCATTCGCGTTACTTTCTCCTGGACTATTGCTCTATGGAGAAGGCGGGTATTTATACTTATCAGCTTTATTTGCTGGGGCGATTTTCGGGATATTCATCCGACAATATGTTTCGACTTTTTACGGACATCCAGCAAATGATGATGATCCAGTATTAAGATATTTTTATATAAACCGTCCTTATAAAAACTCTCTTGAGTTCACTAAAAATCCTAGAACTGCATTTTTGATCTTAGCAGTATTTTTGCTTTTAGATAGACTACTTGCTTATTTTGGAACAGATCCTTTGACATCTTGGATCTTGCAGGATACTGAATATTCTTCCGGGATCTCTTCTAAGTATGCATTTGCATTGAGCTTAGATAGTATAGGTTCTTGGTTATCTGCATTCTTATACTTCTTCGCAGAAGAAACAAGTTCTCATGATACTGATCCTCCTGGGAAACATTGGAGAACAGGGATCACAGCAGGTTTTACTGGGAATTTAATTTTAGGTGCTATCCAGGGACTTGCTCCTTCTACTGATTTTCCTTTTACTGCAGGAAATGCAGAAACATTCGGAGTCTCTGCATTTTTTCCGGATGCTTCTTCTTTTGGGATAGGGATGCCAATCCTATTTGGATTTTTCTTTTACCAGATCCATAGCAGAAACTGGAGGATCTCGTCTAGAGTTCTATTAAGCCTCGCGGTGTTTATTGCACTCGGACTTGCGGGAAAATACCAAAGCGCCGGCTATTGGCTCTTAATTATTTTCCAAACTGCTTTAGTGATTGGGCTTAGTTACCAAAGAGGATTCAGAAATCCGATCTGGAAATATTCTTTTATTCCATTTGTAGTTCTTGGAACTATCGCCGTATTAGCCGGAGTTTATTTCATCGGTGGAATGGATTGGGCGTTTACTCCTTGGCAATTGATCAGGGAAGACGCGTCTAATGCATGGACTAAGGGAAAAACATTCTCCAAAATGTTGGAAATTTTCTGGAAGGATGGTTGGGTCCAAACATTATCCGCATGGAACTGGTTCAAAGAAGCCCCAGTATTTGGACAAGGATTCGGGGGATTTGCACTCCATTGGATCGAATCAGGGCCTAGAGGAGCCTATCCTCCAAATGGGACCCAAGACTTTGCATTAACTTCTTTCGTGTTTCTTCTTTCAGAAGGTGGGATCTTATTCTTTCTTCTGTTCTTTGTTTGGGTGGGCTTAGAATCATTTACCAGAACTTCTTATTGGTTTCTGCCTCTTCTATTCTTTCCAGTTACATTCTATGAGCCTTGGACAAGCGGTGCTGGAATATTAGGTTTTCTTTTAATATGGCTTTTAAGCGCTTCGGGACCTTCTACCCGAACCCTGCCTAAATGGTGGATGGTTCCTGCATTCAATTTAGTTTGTTTGTTATTCGGTTTGGGACTGACTGCGAAAGCGTTCATCCGACAATCCTCTCAATTACAAGGACCTGAATTCAGATACGAAGAAAGAAAAACGTACCAACTTTCTGCAAAGGCAAAATTCCAAGAGAAGGCCGGGGGAAGATATCATCAATTCCATTCCGGAACTTCTTGGATGCTGGGTGATAAGGGAAATATTAACTTACGTATTGCTTTGGATGAAGCTCCTAAAGCGGGCAAGCCTGTCTATATCCGTTGGATCTTCTCTGATCAGAATGGTGTAGAATTACAATCTAGAAGCACTCCTTTGAATACTACTGTGAACCAAGTAGGTTTAGGAGTTCCCGCAGGTGCCAAAACATTAACCGCAAAGGTGATGAGGATTTCTTGGTACCAAGCAGGGCCGTCTGAGTTTTATATTGGAACAGATGATTTTGATGGACTCAATCGTATCCGTTAA
- a CDS encoding TraR/DksA family transcriptional regulator: protein MVTKKAAYDKKVLSEISDLLLERKNTLLEKYAKWEDNSKPSGLKEMGDIADIASEINEEMLSSVLTESEIETIREIDVALEKIEDGSYGICEGTGKKIPLARLKAIPWTRYTVEYAEAVSKHKASGKKGPLSATLTGTYKIPSDPDSLDD, encoded by the coding sequence ATGGTTACTAAAAAAGCTGCATACGATAAAAAGGTCCTGAGCGAAATATCGGACCTTCTTTTAGAGAGAAAAAACACTCTATTGGAGAAGTATGCGAAGTGGGAAGATAATAGCAAACCTTCCGGCCTGAAAGAAATGGGAGATATCGCAGATATCGCATCGGAAATCAACGAAGAGATGTTGAGTTCCGTTTTAACCGAGTCAGAGATCGAGACCATTCGAGAAATCGACGTGGCTCTCGAGAAAATCGAGGATGGTTCCTATGGTATTTGCGAAGGGACTGGTAAAAAAATTCCTTTAGCCAGACTAAAAGCAATTCCTTGGACCCGTTATACTGTAGAATACGCTGAGGCTGTTTCCAAACATAAGGCTTCCGGCAAAAAAGGTCCACTTTCGGCTACATTGACTGGGACCTATAAAATTCCGTCTGATCCAGATTCTCTGGACGATTAA
- the rpmG gene encoding 50S ribosomal protein L33: MREIIKLSCQVCKKNSYFQTKNKKAKSEKLVTKKFCKFCRAHVEHKESKV; the protein is encoded by the coding sequence ATGAGAGAGATCATTAAGCTTTCTTGCCAAGTTTGTAAGAAAAATTCTTACTTCCAAACCAAGAACAAAAAGGCGAAATCCGAGAAGTTAGTAACGAAAAAATTCTGTAAATTTTGCCGTGCCCACGTCGAACATAAGGAATCTAAGGTATAA
- a CDS encoding bile acid:sodium symporter family protein, with translation MASLFEKAALLFPLWVICGVTLSWFFPSVLHGFKGPWITYSLGLTMLGMGISLRTEDFTRVFKAPKPILIGVIGQYTIMPLTGWFLGNFFQLPGPLAVGIIVVSCCPGGVASNVVSFLARGDLALSVTMTAISTVLSVIMTPLLTLFLVGNSVGANASGLFFDTVQVVILPVILGILLNRYTPKFAEKVKVVSPLIAVILITLIVASIIGSGKEAVISSGLRLISSVFLLHISGYFFGYWAAYFGTKSFVVARTVSIEVGMQNSGLGAVLSRNNFADPLVAIPAAISSFVHSLIGSVLAGIWRRSIPQEEGEKSLISADLP, from the coding sequence TTGGCTTCTCTTTTCGAAAAGGCAGCGCTCTTATTTCCACTCTGGGTCATCTGTGGTGTGACACTCAGTTGGTTTTTTCCATCCGTTCTCCACGGATTTAAAGGACCTTGGATCACTTACAGCTTAGGACTGACCATGCTTGGAATGGGGATCAGCCTAAGGACCGAAGATTTTACAAGAGTATTCAAAGCTCCTAAACCAATCCTAATTGGTGTGATCGGTCAATATACGATCATGCCTTTGACTGGTTGGTTTTTGGGAAACTTCTTCCAACTTCCTGGTCCATTGGCTGTTGGGATCATAGTAGTTTCTTGCTGTCCAGGCGGAGTTGCTTCCAATGTGGTTTCCTTTTTAGCAAGAGGTGACCTGGCTCTGTCAGTTACAATGACTGCGATCTCTACAGTTTTATCTGTAATCATGACTCCACTTCTCACTTTATTTTTAGTGGGGAATAGTGTTGGTGCAAATGCTTCTGGTCTCTTTTTTGATACAGTCCAAGTAGTGATCCTTCCTGTGATCCTTGGAATTTTATTAAATCGTTATACTCCTAAATTTGCGGAAAAGGTGAAAGTCGTTTCTCCTTTAATCGCGGTTATACTCATCACACTTATCGTTGCTTCTATCATAGGCTCCGGAAAAGAAGCGGTGATCAGTTCTGGACTCCGTTTAATTTCTTCCGTATTTCTGCTCCATATCTCCGGATATTTTTTCGGATACTGGGCGGCATACTTTGGGACCAAATCTTTTGTAGTAGCTCGTACAGTTTCTATCGAAGTAGGGATGCAAAATAGTGGATTGGGAGCTGTTCTTTCCAGGAATAATTTTGCCGACCCTTTGGTGGCTATCCCGGCTGCAATTTCCAGTTTTGTGCATTCTTTGATAGGAAGTGTTCTGGCGGGGATCTGGAGAAGGTCCATTCCTCAGGAAGAAGGGGAAAAATCGCTAATTTCGGCCGATCTTCCTTGA
- a CDS encoding aminotransferase class V-fold PLP-dependent enzyme: protein MKTNPSPDWTKLQHLYPVNREMIWLNNCGTTPANTDTIHAVNEYLQGYAARGGSTEVRKYPTVKKAIRTILAELLGVQAEELSLIHHTNEGIGFISLGLRLKAGDRILLLENEYPSNIYPWEHWKEKGVSISFVPMAETPEGFLENLKSSITPDVKVVSLSAVHWCTGMPFPLEEIGSFLAEKGIEFVLDGAQGVGLLPVKPREMGISYMAFPAWKWLLGPLGLGVLYIAKEKLEGLHFPFKGTGSVVNDEVYLPYREELKGTDRYEISTVNFIDWVYFQSTLEMLHKVGFHNSMERIYELADYLSDKLRDAGWKLASDHFPDFKTGIVVAEKDGLSMENVVSDLKKNGVMCALRLGRVRFSPHIYLAKEQLDRVVDLVSR from the coding sequence ATGAAAACGAATCCTAGTCCGGACTGGACCAAACTACAACATTTGTACCCGGTAAACCGGGAAATGATCTGGTTAAACAATTGTGGGACCACTCCTGCAAACACGGACACAATACATGCAGTCAATGAATATCTGCAAGGTTATGCTGCAAGAGGTGGTAGCACGGAAGTGCGTAAATACCCGACTGTTAAAAAAGCGATCCGCACCATTCTCGCAGAATTATTAGGCGTACAAGCTGAAGAACTTTCTTTAATCCATCATACAAACGAGGGGATCGGATTTATTTCCTTGGGTCTTAGGCTCAAAGCAGGAGACCGTATCCTTCTTTTAGAAAACGAATATCCTTCTAATATTTATCCTTGGGAACATTGGAAAGAAAAAGGAGTCTCCATTTCTTTTGTGCCAATGGCAGAAACTCCTGAGGGATTTTTAGAAAATCTAAAATCTTCCATCACACCTGATGTAAAAGTAGTGAGTCTTTCCGCTGTACATTGGTGTACAGGAATGCCTTTCCCATTAGAGGAGATCGGAAGTTTTCTAGCCGAAAAAGGGATTGAGTTTGTTCTGGATGGTGCCCAAGGAGTGGGACTTCTCCCTGTAAAACCTAGAGAAATGGGAATTTCTTATATGGCTTTCCCTGCTTGGAAATGGTTACTCGGACCTTTAGGACTCGGAGTTTTATATATCGCTAAAGAGAAATTAGAAGGACTTCATTTCCCGTTCAAGGGCACTGGCTCCGTAGTAAACGACGAGGTTTATTTACCTTATAGAGAAGAGCTAAAAGGCACAGATCGTTACGAAATTTCCACAGTGAATTTTATAGATTGGGTCTATTTCCAATCCACATTAGAAATGCTTCATAAAGTTGGTTTCCATAATTCAATGGAAAGGATCTATGAACTTGCGGATTATCTTTCCGATAAACTGAGAGATGCGGGTTGGAAACTTGCATCTGATCATTTTCCTGATTTTAAAACGGGGATCGTGGTCGCAGAAAAAGATGGACTCTCCATGGAAAACGTAGTCTCCGATCTCAAAAAGAACGGAGTCATGTGCGCACTTCGTTTGGGAAGGGTTCGTTTCTCTCCTCATATTTATCTGGCCAAAGAACAATTGGACAGAGTAGTGGATTTAGTTTCGAGATAA
- a CDS encoding ferritin-like domain-containing protein → MSIKPLKETTFLEAVAAVIQHEKDYFEFYMDTYEKLPPGRTRELFEKLAEEVDEHIKFIQEIYRVAEGAELPNLKQLAAIHKFHQTTIQKIMNKVERTITGSGSKDAHEALELAIREAENSVAFYEKLTTKFEDSNIKLLFSKLMDYSHNYQSLLEAELNTFDQTRSAGGAYFWDEQAEEVAKAIGNSKPNNKSAKGLKPSKPVKKAAAKKVVKKAAPKKAKVAAKKKPAAKKASPKKKAAKKKK, encoded by the coding sequence ATGAGTATTAAACCTTTAAAAGAAACTACATTTTTGGAAGCTGTTGCAGCTGTGATCCAGCATGAGAAGGACTACTTCGAATTTTATATGGATACGTACGAAAAACTCCCTCCGGGAAGAACTAGGGAATTATTCGAAAAACTCGCAGAGGAAGTGGACGAACATATCAAATTCATCCAAGAGATCTATAGAGTGGCAGAAGGTGCTGAACTTCCTAACTTAAAACAATTGGCCGCAATCCATAAATTCCACCAAACCACCATCCAAAAGATCATGAATAAGGTGGAACGTACAATCACTGGTTCCGGATCCAAGGATGCTCATGAGGCATTGGAACTCGCAATCAGAGAAGCAGAGAATTCTGTAGCATTCTACGAGAAGCTCACTACTAAATTCGAAGATTCGAATATTAAACTATTGTTTTCTAAACTTATGGATTATAGCCATAATTACCAATCTTTGTTAGAGGCTGAGTTGAATACTTTCGACCAGACTCGTTCCGCAGGAGGAGCATACTTCTGGGACGAACAAGCGGAAGAAGTAGCAAAGGCAATAGGAAATTCCAAACCTAATAATAAGTCTGCAAAAGGTCTAAAACCTTCTAAGCCTGTCAAAAAAGCTGCGGCTAAAAAAGTAGTGAAGAAGGCTGCACCTAAAAAAGCAAAGGTTGCGGCTAAGAAAAAACCTGCCGCCAAAAAAGCTTCTCCTAAGAAAAAGGCTGCCAAAAAGAAAAAGTAA